A part of Arachis hypogaea cultivar Tifrunner chromosome 12, arahy.Tifrunner.gnm2.J5K5, whole genome shotgun sequence genomic DNA contains:
- the LOC112727745 gene encoding probable 2-isopropylmalate synthase, with protein MACISFSSETGNNSGNQMRPHYKPNHIPDPNYVRILDTTLRDGEQSPGAAMTPHQKLNIARQLAKLGVDVIEAGFPCSSKDDFAAVKMIAQEVGSNVDDDGYVPVIAGVARCNEKDIEIVWEAVKGAKRPRISTFIATSEIHMKHKLKKTKEEVLDIACRMVMFARSLGCDDVQFVPEDAARSEKEFLYEILGEVIKAGATTIDIPDTVGIAMPWEFGKLIADIKTNTHGIENVVIVTHCHNDLGLAVANTIMGARAGARQLEVTMNGIGERAGNAALEEVVMALKCSGLDVFDGLYTTINTEHILNTSKMVEEYTNMHLQPHKALVGANAFIHESGIHQVRWMLKHKATYEIILSESIGLERSNEIGIVLGKFSGRQGLMKRLEELGYRLKNNEVDTIFWKFKAVADKKKRVTDADLRELMSNELTQVESIWKLGDIQVTCGTLSLSTATIRLNNIVDGSTHVACSVGSGSIYSVFKAVNLIVKV; from the exons ATGGCATGCATATCTTTTTCTTCTGAAACGGGAAACAATAGTGGTAATCAAATGCGCCCACACTACAAACCCAATCACATTCCTGATCCTAATTATGTCCGCATCCTCGACACCACCCTCCGTGACGGCGAACAGTCCCCCGGCGCCGCTATGACTCCCCATCAGAAGCTCAACATCGCCCGCCAGCTTGCGAAGCTTGGCGTGGACGTTATTGAAGCAGGGTTTCCCTGTTCGTCCAAGGATGACTTTGCTGCCGTAAAGATGATAGCACAAGAG GTAGGAAGCAACGTTGATGATGATGGGTACGTGCCTGTCATCGCCGGTGTTGCGAGATGCAATGAGAAGGACATAGAAATAGTTTGGGAAGCCGTAAAGGGCGCAAAGAGGCCAAGGATCAGCACGTTCATCGCCACTAGCGAGATCCACATGAAGCACAAGCTTAAGAAGACGAAGGAAGAGGTTCTTGATATTGCATGCAGAATGGTCATGTTTGCACGGTCTTTGGGCTGTGATGATGTCCAATTTGTTCCTGAAGATGCTGCCag ATCAGAGAAGGAGTTCCTTTATGAAATTCTTGGAGAAGTTATAAAAGCTGGAGCAACAACTATTGACATACCTGACACCGTTGGTATAGCAATGCCATGGGAATTTGGAAAATTAATTGCAGATATAAAAACTAATACTCATGGAATTGAAAATGTTGTTATTGTAACACATTGTCACAATGATCTTGGACTAGCTGTTGCTAACACAATAATG GGTGCACGTGCTGGTGCAAGACAATTGGAAGTAACAATGAATGGAATTGGAGAAAGGGCTGGTAATGCTGCACTAGAAGAG GTTGTGATGGCCTTAAAATGCAGCGGACTTGATGTCTTTGATGGTTTATATACAACAATCAACACAGAGCATATATTAAATACAAGCAAGATG GTTGAAGAGTACACCAATATGCATTTACAACCACACAAGGCTCTTGTAGGTGCTAATGCGTTTATTCATGAAAGTGGTATTCATCAGGTTA gATGGATGTTAAAACATAAAGCTACATATGAAATAATACTTTCGGAGTCTATTGGGCTGGAAAGATCCAATGAAATTGGCATTGTATTGGGAAAATTTAG TGGACGACAAGGCTTAATGAAGCGTCTTGAAGAG CTTGGTTATCGCCTTAAAAACAATGAAGTTGATACTATCTTTTGGAAATTTAAAGCAGTGGCCGACAAGAAAAAG AGAGTGACTGATGCTGACCTTAGAGAATTGATGTCAAATGAACTTACTCAAGTGGAATCTATTTGGAAACTTGGTGACATTCAG GTGACTTGTGGAACTTTAAGTCTTTCAACAGCAACTATTAGACTTAATAATATTGTTGATGGAAGCACACATGTTGCTTGTTCCGTTGGTTCAGGGTCAATATATTCTGTTTTCAAAGCAGTGAATCTCATTGTGAAGGTTTGA